One Deltaproteobacteria bacterium DNA segment encodes these proteins:
- a CDS encoding Rne/Rng family ribonuclease gives MKQEIFINSTPQESRIAIMEDGLLAEFLIERKEERGIAGNIYKGKVARVLPGMQAAFIEIGMDKAGFLHASDFYEVPEDVQIIEGPAESEGGDESDGELEESEEDAEEEVKRPAPKRQHLSRRLPLEKRLSRGEDILVQVAKDPLGTKGARVTSHISLPGRYMVFMPGTKHIGISRRIESEEERKRLKEIAQNMGTSHGGFILRTACEGRSKREIQRDLAFLARLWKGIQKKAAGAPAPALIHQDLDLITRTIRDFFTTDTERVAIDSAKDHKRIIDFVHHFMPRLKSKIEPHEDKTPIFDSQGIEEKITKALERRVWLRSGGYLIIERTEALTAVDVNTGRFVGKRNQEETILKTNMEAVQEVVRQLRLRNVGGIIIIDFIDMEKEANRKKVYDALREALKKDKARTNILKISELGLIEMTRQRSRESLENQLLSPCPHCEGRGKVKSPVTVAYDILRAIEKQQASFEAGKNVIVRMHPDIANFLYDDRSKSLDNLEDEIDHKIIIKVSAELRHEQYEISTS, from the coding sequence ATGAAGCAAGAGATTTTTATCAATTCGACGCCCCAGGAGAGCCGCATCGCCATTATGGAAGATGGCTTGCTGGCCGAGTTTCTCATAGAACGCAAAGAGGAAAGGGGCATCGCCGGCAATATCTACAAAGGCAAGGTCGCCCGTGTGCTGCCGGGCATGCAGGCGGCGTTTATCGAAATCGGCATGGACAAGGCGGGCTTCCTGCACGCGTCGGATTTCTACGAAGTGCCCGAAGATGTGCAAATCATCGAAGGCCCGGCCGAGAGCGAGGGCGGCGACGAAAGCGATGGTGAGCTTGAAGAGTCCGAGGAGGACGCGGAGGAGGAGGTCAAGCGGCCGGCGCCCAAGCGCCAGCACCTCTCACGCCGGCTGCCCCTAGAGAAACGGCTCTCGCGCGGCGAGGATATTTTGGTCCAAGTCGCCAAAGATCCGCTCGGCACCAAGGGAGCGCGGGTGACATCGCACATTTCGCTGCCGGGCCGCTATATGGTCTTCATGCCGGGCACCAAGCACATCGGCATCTCGCGGCGCATCGAAAGCGAAGAGGAGCGCAAGCGCTTAAAAGAGATTGCTCAGAACATGGGTACGAGCCATGGCGGTTTTATTCTGCGAACCGCCTGTGAGGGGCGCAGCAAGCGGGAGATCCAGCGCGATCTGGCGTTTTTGGCGCGGCTCTGGAAGGGCATCCAAAAGAAGGCCGCGGGCGCCCCGGCGCCGGCGTTAATCCACCAGGACCTCGACCTGATTACCCGCACCATCCGCGATTTTTTTACCACCGATACCGAGCGCGTAGCGATCGATTCGGCCAAAGACCACAAGCGTATCATCGATTTCGTGCACCACTTCATGCCGCGCTTGAAGTCGAAGATCGAACCCCATGAAGATAAAACGCCGATTTTTGACAGCCAAGGCATCGAAGAAAAAATCACCAAAGCGCTGGAGCGGCGGGTTTGGCTCCGTTCGGGCGGCTACTTGATCATCGAGCGCACCGAAGCGCTAACGGCCGTGGACGTCAATACCGGCCGCTTCGTCGGTAAGCGCAACCAGGAAGAGACCATTCTCAAGACCAACATGGAAGCGGTGCAGGAGGTGGTCCGTCAACTGCGGCTGCGCAATGTCGGCGGCATCATCATCATCGACTTCATCGACATGGAGAAAGAGGCCAACCGCAAGAAGGTCTACGACGCCCTCAGGGAGGCGCTCAAGAAAGACAAAGCGCGGACCAATATTCTCAAGATCTCCGAGCTCGGCTTGATCGAAATGACGCGCCAGCGCAGCCGCGAAAGTCTGGAGAATCAGCTGCTGAGCCCGTGCCCGCACTGTGAAGGACGGGGCAAAGTCAAATCGCCGGTGACGGTGGCCTATGATATTTTGCGCGCGATCGAAAAGCAGCAGGCGAGCTTCGAAGCGGGCAAGAACGTCATCGTGCGCATGCATCCCGATATCGCCAATTTTCTCTACGATGACCGCAGCAAGAGCCTCGACAACTTAGAGGATGAGATCGATCACAAAATAATTATCAAAGTCAGCGCCGAGCTGCGCCACGAGCAGTACGAGATTAGCACGAGCTAA